One genomic window of Nakamurella panacisegetis includes the following:
- a CDS encoding ATP-binding protein: MALATTWAVALSGVSGELVKVEADLANGLPATTVIGLGDVAVTQARDRVRSAVVNSGHRWPEKRITLALSPAALPKRGAGFDLAMAVAVLAAAEIIPIHAPGELVLLGELGLDGRVLPTRGTLPSLLATKAAGRAAAIVPAPNLAEAVLAGGVQVRGVSCLADLIGYFNGEPDRLQLPRPGVEPELPPMADMVDVLGQPEARAALELAAAGGHHLAMIGPPGAGKTMLAGRLPGLLPRLDQESALEVTAVHSVAGQLDDDGPLITRPPFVAPHHSASLAALIGGGSSFIRPGSASLAHRGVLFLDESSDVKYTHDEPVVGWHGRRCDDRPGDRGGAVVSAPAGAIDPDGVVSSFPGL, from the coding sequence GTGGCGTTGGCGACGACGTGGGCGGTGGCGCTGTCGGGGGTGTCGGGCGAGTTGGTGAAGGTCGAAGCGGATCTGGCCAATGGGTTGCCGGCGACGACGGTGATCGGGTTGGGCGACGTGGCGGTGACGCAGGCGCGGGATCGGGTGCGTTCGGCGGTGGTGAACTCGGGTCATCGGTGGCCGGAGAAGCGGATCACATTGGCGTTGTCGCCGGCGGCATTGCCCAAGCGGGGAGCGGGTTTCGACCTGGCGATGGCGGTGGCGGTGTTGGCGGCGGCGGAGATCATCCCGATCCATGCGCCGGGTGAGTTGGTGCTGCTCGGCGAACTGGGCTTGGACGGGCGGGTGTTGCCGACCAGAGGGACGTTGCCGAGTTTGCTGGCCACGAAGGCGGCGGGTCGGGCGGCGGCGATCGTGCCGGCGCCGAACCTCGCCGAGGCGGTGCTGGCCGGTGGCGTGCAGGTGCGTGGCGTGAGTTGCCTGGCCGATCTGATCGGCTACTTCAACGGGGAGCCGGATCGGTTGCAGTTGCCGCGGCCTGGTGTCGAGCCGGAGCTTCCGCCGATGGCCGACATGGTCGATGTGTTGGGGCAGCCGGAGGCCAGGGCGGCGTTGGAGTTGGCGGCGGCGGGCGGTCACCACCTGGCGATGATCGGACCGCCGGGGGCGGGCAAGACGATGTTGGCCGGCCGGTTGCCGGGTCTGCTTCCGAGGTTGGATCAGGAGTCGGCGCTGGAGGTCACGGCGGTGCACTCGGTGGCTGGGCAACTCGATGACGACGGGCCGTTGATCACCCGGCCGCCGTTCGTCGCACCGCATCACTCGGCGTCTCTGGCCGCGCTGATCGGCGGCGGTTCGTCGTTCATCCGTCCCGGCAGTGCCAGCCTGGCCCACCGGGGTGTGCTGTTCCTCGACGAGTCGAGCGATGTAAAGTACACCCATGACGAACCAGTTGTCGGATGGCACGGTCGAAGGTGTGACGACAGACCCGGAGACCGGGGAGGAGCGGTCGTTTCTGCGCCGGCCGGGGCGATTGATCCGGACGGTGTCGTATCCAGCTTTCCGGGGCTATGA
- a CDS encoding recombinase family protein, whose product MNAGSRPICLYLRLSKYHKDGQDAIERQRIDLTRKLAAEGGWTVMGEYVDNDSASASAVRTRKGWHALNVDIDAGRVTAVAFWKLDRTNRVASRCIEWIGQCQTRGVTLVSHQDASDELNTATAGAKLITGIKALLAEVETDTMSERQRAAKAHAAEAGFHHGGRRPFGWMPGHRETDALGRSGVRLVPHPVEFAALQAAVPMVLAGSGLMSVSRHWMDEFGITTAAGMPMYEASVYRALISPRMVGYRMRQVPEHQRGVQIDLLNHIARDQSGEPVIGQEPVCDRLTWMRMLRALQAASTSQTRRPWGSHEWLLTGLMFCQCGNRLYGHQKNYKHADGSNVRTYVYRCHANLRNGAGTCAKAVAVQADRAEAFVEGWLFAYLSDERLAKARAEAAAARQASNPNNGLVTDLDTARAERDALLSQQGSREYKGAMVSVLVGLLAEVQARIDKLEGRLDAVQIDDLPVILQADLASRWPDMDLGQRRRLLARVIERIDAQPGRGPVADRLSVSPRVRQ is encoded by the coding sequence GTGAATGCGGGGAGTAGGCCGATCTGCCTGTACCTGCGTCTGTCCAAGTACCACAAGGACGGCCAGGACGCGATCGAACGGCAGCGGATCGACCTGACCCGCAAGTTGGCCGCCGAGGGGGGCTGGACGGTCATGGGTGAGTACGTCGACAATGACTCCGCGAGCGCTTCCGCAGTGCGGACCCGCAAGGGCTGGCATGCATTGAACGTCGACATCGACGCCGGTCGAGTAACTGCAGTGGCATTTTGGAAACTTGACCGCACCAATCGGGTCGCCTCGCGGTGTATCGAGTGGATCGGGCAATGCCAGACGCGCGGCGTGACACTGGTGTCGCACCAGGACGCCTCCGATGAGCTGAACACAGCAACCGCTGGAGCAAAGCTCATTACTGGAATCAAAGCACTATTGGCCGAGGTCGAGACGGACACGATGAGCGAGCGCCAGCGCGCTGCCAAGGCCCACGCCGCTGAAGCGGGCTTTCACCACGGCGGGAGACGCCCGTTTGGGTGGATGCCTGGTCACCGAGAGACCGACGCATTGGGCCGTAGCGGGGTGCGCTTGGTGCCCCACCCTGTGGAGTTCGCGGCGCTGCAGGCTGCAGTGCCGATGGTGCTGGCGGGCTCGGGCCTAATGAGCGTGTCCCGTCACTGGATGGACGAGTTCGGGATCACGACCGCGGCCGGGATGCCGATGTACGAGGCCAGTGTGTATCGAGCGCTTATCTCGCCGCGGATGGTCGGTTATCGGATGCGGCAGGTGCCCGAGCATCAACGCGGCGTCCAGATCGATCTGCTCAATCATATTGCACGTGACCAGTCTGGGGAGCCGGTGATCGGGCAAGAGCCGGTGTGTGACCGGCTGACTTGGATGCGAATGTTGCGCGCACTTCAGGCAGCCTCGACGTCGCAGACGCGAAGGCCGTGGGGGTCGCACGAATGGCTCCTGACAGGGCTGATGTTCTGTCAGTGCGGCAACCGGCTCTATGGTCACCAGAAGAACTACAAGCACGCTGACGGGTCGAACGTGCGCACGTATGTGTATCGGTGCCACGCCAACCTCCGCAATGGTGCCGGCACATGCGCCAAGGCCGTTGCCGTGCAAGCGGATAGGGCCGAGGCTTTCGTGGAGGGCTGGCTTTTCGCGTATCTGTCCGACGAGCGGCTGGCCAAGGCCCGCGCCGAGGCTGCGGCTGCCCGGCAGGCCAGCAACCCCAACAACGGGCTGGTTACCGACCTGGACACGGCCCGCGCGGAGCGTGACGCCTTGTTGAGCCAGCAGGGCAGCCGGGAATACAAGGGCGCGATGGTCAGTGTGCTGGTGGGGCTGCTGGCGGAGGTTCAGGCTCGCATTGACAAGCTCGAGGGTCGTCTGGATGCCGTTCAGATCGATGATCTGCCGGTGATCTTGCAGGCGGACCTTGCCAGCCGCTGGCCGGACATGGATCTTGGCCAACGACGTCGGCTGCTGGCGCGGGTCATTGAGCGGATCGACGCGCAGCCCGGCCGTGGGCCGGTGGCTGACCGATTAAGCGTCAGCCCGCGCGTACGACAGTGA
- a CDS encoding ABC transporter permease — translation MTTTHDQPTRAPQRYTPQANPAPVTLPRVLSSEWVKLRSLRSSWITMILAVAGLVVVAIAGGILTNQDWSHMRPRELARFEPIGQSLTGINFSQLAIGVLGVLFITGEYGTGMIRSSLAAAPRRLPVLWAKAILFATVTFVLMELSAFLAFLTGQAALASHGTTLAAAGALRATVGTGLYLTVVALLGVGLGFIIRSTAGGIAALFGLLLVLPGILAILPQTWQDNIGPYLPSNAGAAIYTVKPDTTSLSPWTGFAVFCLYAAVALGVAALVLKRRDA, via the coding sequence ATGACCACCACCCACGACCAACCCACGCGCGCGCCGCAACGCTATACACCCCAGGCGAATCCGGCGCCTGTCACCCTTCCCCGGGTGCTCAGTTCCGAATGGGTCAAGCTCCGCTCGCTGCGATCCAGCTGGATCACCATGATCCTGGCCGTCGCGGGCCTGGTCGTCGTCGCCATCGCCGGCGGCATCCTGACCAACCAGGACTGGTCCCACATGCGCCCCCGCGAACTCGCCCGCTTCGAACCCATCGGCCAGTCACTCACCGGCATCAACTTCTCTCAACTTGCCATCGGCGTCCTCGGAGTTCTTTTCATCACCGGCGAATACGGCACCGGCATGATCCGATCGTCGCTGGCCGCAGCACCCAGACGGCTACCCGTGCTGTGGGCCAAGGCCATCCTGTTCGCGACCGTGACCTTCGTCCTCATGGAACTCTCGGCCTTCCTCGCCTTCCTGACCGGCCAGGCCGCCCTGGCCAGCCACGGCACCACCCTGGCCGCGGCCGGAGCGCTGCGGGCGACGGTCGGAACCGGCCTGTACCTCACCGTGGTGGCCCTGCTCGGCGTCGGCCTGGGCTTCATCATCCGGTCGACCGCCGGCGGCATCGCCGCCCTGTTCGGCCTTCTCCTCGTCCTACCCGGGATACTGGCGATCCTGCCGCAGACCTGGCAGGACAACATCGGCCCCTACCTGCCAAGCAACGCCGGAGCTGCGATCTACACGGTGAAGCCGGACACCACGAGTCTGTCCCCCTGGACCGGCTTCGCCGTCTTCTGCCTCTACGCCGCAGTCGCGCTCGGCGTTGCTGCCCTGGTGCTCAAGCGGCGCGACGCCTGA
- a CDS encoding ABC transporter ATP-binding protein gives MIQAQSLTKTYGQKTVVDRLNFTVRPGIVTGFLGPNGAGKSTTMRMILGLDRPTGGLVTVNGKLYADLPAPLHEVGALLEARSVHTGRSAYHHLLALAKTHGITTSRVQQVIDLVGLSDVARKRAGAFSLGMGQRLGIASALLGDPGTLILDEPVNGLDPDGILWIRNLLKNLAAEGRTVLVSSHLMSEMAQTADHLIVIGKGKLIADLPIAELIASSSRASVLVRTPRTSDLQRLITTAGYTAADHEGRLQVTGLTAQQIGDLALANHIALHELTPQQASLEEAFMALTSESVEYHGGTTLGEKSAA, from the coding sequence TTGATCCAAGCCCAATCGCTGACCAAGACCTATGGCCAGAAGACCGTGGTCGACCGATTGAACTTCACTGTCCGTCCCGGAATTGTCACCGGATTTCTGGGACCAAACGGCGCGGGCAAGTCCACCACCATGCGGATGATCCTCGGCCTGGACCGTCCCACCGGCGGACTGGTCACCGTCAACGGCAAGCTGTATGCGGATCTGCCCGCCCCTCTACACGAAGTGGGCGCACTACTGGAAGCCCGCTCCGTACACACCGGACGATCCGCCTACCACCACCTGCTCGCGCTGGCCAAGACCCACGGCATCACCACCTCCCGGGTCCAGCAGGTCATCGACCTCGTCGGGCTCAGCGACGTCGCCCGCAAGCGGGCCGGCGCGTTCTCCCTGGGCATGGGTCAGCGCCTAGGCATCGCGTCGGCCCTACTCGGCGACCCCGGCACCCTCATCCTGGACGAGCCGGTCAACGGATTGGACCCCGACGGGATTCTCTGGATCCGCAACCTGCTCAAGAACTTGGCGGCCGAGGGCCGCACGGTGCTGGTCTCCAGCCACCTGATGAGCGAGATGGCCCAAACCGCGGACCATCTCATCGTCATCGGCAAGGGCAAGCTCATCGCGGACCTACCCATCGCGGAGCTGATCGCATCCTCGTCGCGGGCCAGCGTCCTGGTTCGCACCCCCCGAACATCCGACCTGCAGCGCCTTATCACCACCGCCGGCTACACAGCCGCCGATCACGAAGGACGGCTACAGGTCACCGGGCTCACCGCGCAACAGATCGGCGACCTCGCGCTGGCCAACCACATCGCCCTCCACGAACTGACCCCGCAGCAAGCCTCTCTGGAAGAGGCATTCATGGCCCTGACCAGCGAATCCGTCGAATACCACGGCGGCACCACCCTCGGCGAGAAGAGCGCAGCATGA
- a CDS encoding lysylphosphatidylglycerol synthase transmembrane domain-containing protein has protein sequence MPETTVDQRTAATAAATVEPAPSRGTVGRRIAVGVFVPATLVIYLVTAAPTLTAGVGSLASASLMWLLAGLTATLGSMLAFAALRTRTLAVGGSRVRLRRTLAVSYGAGAVHTTLPAGAVFSTAYAYRHLRAWGASTSATTWSMAITGLLSTLTLSGIGVLGLALTAGTGGSIAIPILEIALGLATAIALVQTAHHPAHIVRWAHRGLVGINRLRRKPVQTGAARLSEIVADLRVIRPSARDWLAAAMLALANWAMDLACLAACCAAVGIHITFPALLLTYTAGMAAGSLLPLPAGLGAVETAMTLGITMAGAAAAPALAAVLLYRLLSTGSVVVLGWLIVAAQQVHTGPDDSAHRTT, from the coding sequence ATGCCCGAAACGACGGTTGACCAGCGCACCGCAGCCACTGCTGCAGCCACCGTCGAGCCGGCACCATCCCGTGGCACGGTGGGTCGCCGGATCGCCGTCGGCGTCTTCGTGCCGGCGACTCTCGTCATCTACCTGGTGACCGCCGCACCGACGCTCACCGCCGGGGTGGGCAGCCTGGCCAGCGCCTCACTGATGTGGCTGCTAGCAGGGCTCACCGCCACTCTCGGTTCAATGCTCGCCTTCGCCGCACTGCGCACCCGCACCCTGGCCGTTGGTGGCTCCCGCGTGCGGTTGCGGCGAACCCTGGCGGTCAGCTACGGAGCCGGCGCCGTGCACACCACATTGCCGGCCGGGGCCGTTTTCTCCACCGCCTACGCCTACCGTCACCTTCGGGCCTGGGGCGCCTCGACATCGGCGACGACATGGTCCATGGCCATCACCGGCCTGCTATCGACGCTGACCCTCAGTGGGATCGGAGTACTGGGTCTCGCGCTCACCGCCGGCACCGGCGGGTCCATCGCCATCCCGATCCTGGAGATCGCACTGGGCCTGGCGACGGCGATCGCCCTGGTTCAGACTGCACACCACCCCGCCCACATCGTCCGATGGGCCCACCGGGGTTTGGTCGGCATCAACCGGCTCCGCCGCAAGCCCGTCCAGACGGGCGCCGCGCGGCTGTCGGAGATCGTCGCCGATCTGCGGGTCATCCGACCATCGGCCCGGGACTGGCTGGCCGCCGCGATGCTGGCGTTGGCGAACTGGGCCATGGACCTGGCCTGCCTTGCTGCGTGCTGCGCAGCGGTCGGCATCCACATCACCTTCCCCGCGCTGCTTCTCACCTACACGGCCGGCATGGCCGCCGGTAGTCTCCTGCCACTGCCGGCCGGACTGGGCGCCGTCGAGACGGCGATGACTCTGGGCATCACCATGGCCGGCGCCGCCGCCGCACCCGCATTGGCCGCGGTCCTTCTGTACCGGCTGCTGTCCACCGGAAGCGTCGTCGTCCTCGGGTGGCTGATCGTCGCCGCCCAGCAGGTCCACACCGGGCCCGATGACTCGGCCCACCGCACCACCTGA
- a CDS encoding HAMP domain-containing sensor histidine kinase: protein MTLRQKFVAAFAAVAAVVAVTIGWVAYGTTEHALHNEINVSLVSAVSTLAAGGSLSSISLEGTQGAPGDQQHHGDGPSTMSETAQSVSVTGAVTHLSGVTVALPVSPRALQIAQGSTAGLRTIDQVVVGNTTYQVLTQSLGGTKGAVQVGRDLNEAARVLRNLAVVTVLVALAVLLVAGAAGWWLARRLTRRLTALTSMAETVGQHGSLDVAFAMPGRDEVGRLSSSLQSMVGELSRSKQAQQRLVQNAGHELRTPLTSLRTNVSVLRRLAELSPNSRQRLLDDVDGETRELTNLVNELVELAMDRRDTETAGPINLTALAKKVAAMFEHRSKRPILVHADTDTEAEAEAHVMIIGRPRALERAISNLLDNALKFDTGGGPVDLRITGDRIEVSDRGPGISLPDATRIFDRFYRADTARSMPGSGLGLAIVAEVAAAHGGASYAQPRPGGGARIGFTLGAETFLPNSNPQPAIT, encoded by the coding sequence ATGACGTTGCGGCAGAAATTCGTCGCTGCTTTCGCCGCCGTCGCCGCAGTCGTGGCCGTGACGATCGGCTGGGTCGCCTACGGCACCACCGAACATGCGCTGCACAACGAGATCAACGTGTCGTTGGTGTCGGCGGTCAGCACGCTGGCGGCGGGCGGGTCACTGTCGAGCATCTCGCTCGAGGGCACCCAGGGGGCGCCAGGGGACCAACAACACCATGGAGACGGACCGAGCACGATGTCCGAAACCGCACAGTCGGTGAGTGTCACCGGTGCCGTGACGCACCTGTCCGGAGTGACCGTGGCGTTGCCCGTGAGCCCGCGCGCCTTGCAAATCGCCCAAGGTTCGACGGCAGGACTGCGCACCATCGACCAGGTCGTCGTGGGGAACACCACCTACCAGGTGCTCACCCAGTCGCTCGGCGGCACCAAAGGCGCCGTGCAGGTGGGGCGGGACCTGAACGAGGCCGCCCGGGTGCTGCGGAACCTGGCCGTCGTCACCGTGCTGGTCGCTCTAGCGGTCCTGCTGGTGGCCGGCGCGGCCGGGTGGTGGCTGGCCCGCCGGCTCACCCGCCGCCTCACGGCACTGACCAGCATGGCCGAAACGGTCGGCCAGCACGGGAGCCTGGACGTCGCATTCGCCATGCCCGGTCGGGATGAAGTCGGCCGGCTCAGCTCGTCGCTGCAATCCATGGTCGGCGAGCTGTCGAGGTCGAAGCAGGCGCAACAGCGACTCGTGCAGAACGCCGGCCATGAGCTGCGCACTCCGCTGACCAGCCTGCGCACCAACGTCAGCGTGCTGCGGCGCCTCGCCGAGCTATCCCCCAACTCACGGCAACGGCTGCTCGATGACGTGGACGGCGAGACCAGGGAACTGACCAACCTAGTCAACGAACTGGTGGAGTTGGCGATGGACCGCCGCGACACCGAAACGGCCGGCCCGATCAACCTGACCGCCCTGGCCAAGAAAGTGGCTGCGATGTTCGAACACCGCAGCAAACGGCCGATTCTGGTCCACGCCGACACCGATACCGAGGCCGAGGCCGAGGCCCACGTCATGATCATCGGTCGCCCGAGAGCGTTGGAGAGGGCCATCTCCAACCTGTTGGATAACGCCCTCAAGTTCGATACCGGAGGCGGCCCCGTCGACCTTCGCATCACCGGTGACCGCATCGAGGTGTCCGACCGCGGACCGGGAATCTCCTTGCCCGACGCGACCAGGATTTTCGACCGTTTCTACCGGGCCGACACTGCCCGCAGCATGCCCGGATCCGGTCTAGGACTGGCCATCGTCGCCGAGGTGGCCGCCGCCCACGGCGGCGCGAGCTACGCGCAACCTCGACCCGGCGGCGGCGCGCGGATCGGTTTCACCCTGGGCGCAGAAACGTTCTTACCAAACTCCAACCCGCAACCAGCGATCACTTAG
- a CDS encoding response regulator transcription factor, with amino-acid sequence MAHRLLLADDDRAIRESLERALELEGYAVVSVADGVEALSAVRRETPDLVILDVMMPGIDGLGVCRVIRADGLRVPVLMLTARVELDARVAGLDAGADDYLAKPFELDELLARLRALLRRAPTEPSTPAGQLVLGGLRIDTDSRRVWWHSHQLDLSKTEFDLLELLGRNAGVVLTHSAIYDRIWGYDFGPDSKNLAVYISYLRRKFDIAGAPALIRTVRGVGYSLNGSGAR; translated from the coding sequence ATGGCCCACCGACTGCTGCTAGCCGACGACGATCGCGCGATCCGGGAGTCGCTGGAACGCGCCCTGGAGTTGGAGGGCTATGCGGTCGTTAGCGTTGCCGACGGGGTCGAAGCGCTGTCCGCTGTTCGCCGAGAAACCCCGGACCTAGTCATCCTCGACGTGATGATGCCAGGGATAGACGGTCTGGGTGTCTGCCGAGTGATCCGCGCCGACGGGCTGCGGGTACCGGTGCTGATGCTCACGGCCCGGGTCGAATTGGACGCTCGGGTTGCCGGACTGGACGCCGGCGCCGACGACTACCTGGCCAAGCCGTTCGAGCTCGACGAGCTCCTGGCCCGGTTACGTGCGCTATTGCGGCGAGCGCCGACCGAACCGTCCACTCCGGCGGGCCAGTTAGTCCTGGGTGGTCTGCGGATCGACACCGACAGCCGACGGGTGTGGTGGCACAGTCACCAGCTGGACCTGTCAAAGACCGAATTCGATCTCCTGGAGCTGCTGGGCCGCAACGCAGGCGTCGTGCTCACCCACTCGGCGATCTACGATCGAATCTGGGGCTATGACTTCGGCCCCGATTCAAAGAACCTGGCCGTGTACATCAGTTATCTGCGTCGCAAGTTCGACATCGCCGGGGCGCCGGCCCTGATCCGCACCGTCCGCGGCGTGGGGTACAGCCTCAACGGATCGGGCGCACGATGA
- a CDS encoding sugar phosphate isomerase/epimerase family protein encodes MLELDTYWAMMGGQDVPALLGRLEERVVALHLTDGPRAGTTADQVPLGRGDLPARAILDAVPSLEYPVLEFDQYAGDIFDGIAASYTCATDVLGAPR; translated from the coding sequence GTGCTCGAGCTTGACACGTACTGGGCCATGATGGGCGGCCAGGACGTACCTGCACTTCTCGGGCGGCTGGAGGAGCGGGTGGTCGCGCTGCACCTGACGGACGGTCCGCGGGCCGGAACGACAGCGGATCAGGTACCGCTCGGACGGGGAGACCTCCCCGCCCGGGCGATCTTGGACGCGGTGCCGAGCCTGGAGTACCCGGTGCTGGAGTTCGACCAGTATGCCGGGGACATCTTCGACGGGATCGCAGCAAGCTACACGTGTGCGACCGACGTCCTCGGGGCGCCCCGATGA